The proteins below come from a single Saccharopolyspora sp. SCSIO 74807 genomic window:
- the atpD gene encoding F0F1 ATP synthase subunit beta: MTATATSTATGTGRVVRVLGPVVDVEFPRDQVPDLNNALTVDITAEGMAKTLTLEVAQHLGDSVVRTISMQPTQGLVRGVTVADSGAGISVPVGDVVKGHVFNALGHCLDEPGYGADAERWTIHRNPPAFDQLEGKTEVLETGIKVIDLLTPYVQGGKIGLFGGAGVGKTVLIQEMIRRVAKNFGGTSVFAGVGERTREGNDLWVEMSESGVLADTALVFGQMDEPPGTRMRVALSALTMAEYFRDVQNQDVLLFIDNIFRFTQAGQEVSTLLGRMPSAVGYQPTLADEMGELQERITSTRGNSITSMQAIYVPADDYTDPAPATTFAHLDATTELSRPISQMGIYPAVDPLTSSSNVLDPAIVGDEHYRVAQEVKRILQKYKELQDIIAILGMDELSEEDKVTVQRARRIQRYLSQNFYVAKQFTGQEGSFVPVKETIEAFDKLCKGDFDHYPEQAFLSIGGLEDLEQANKKLTEK; this comes from the coding sequence ATGACTGCGACTGCCACTAGCACGGCTACTGGCACCGGCCGCGTCGTCCGGGTCCTCGGCCCGGTCGTGGACGTCGAGTTCCCGCGCGACCAGGTGCCCGACCTGAACAACGCGCTCACCGTGGACATCACCGCGGAGGGCATGGCCAAGACGCTGACGCTGGAGGTCGCCCAGCACCTCGGCGACAGCGTCGTGCGAACCATTTCGATGCAGCCGACCCAGGGCCTGGTGCGGGGCGTGACGGTGGCCGACTCGGGCGCGGGCATCTCGGTGCCGGTGGGCGATGTCGTCAAGGGCCACGTGTTCAACGCCCTCGGCCACTGCCTGGACGAGCCCGGCTACGGCGCGGACGCCGAGCGCTGGACGATCCACCGGAACCCGCCGGCGTTCGACCAGCTCGAAGGCAAGACCGAGGTGCTGGAGACCGGCATCAAGGTGATCGACCTGCTCACCCCGTACGTGCAGGGTGGCAAGATCGGCCTGTTCGGCGGTGCCGGTGTCGGCAAGACCGTGCTCATCCAGGAGATGATCCGCCGCGTCGCGAAGAACTTCGGCGGCACCTCGGTGTTCGCCGGTGTCGGCGAGCGCACCCGTGAGGGCAACGACCTCTGGGTGGAGATGAGCGAGTCCGGCGTGCTGGCGGACACCGCGCTGGTCTTCGGCCAGATGGACGAGCCGCCGGGGACCCGTATGCGGGTGGCCCTGTCGGCGCTGACCATGGCGGAGTACTTCCGCGACGTCCAGAACCAGGACGTGCTGCTGTTCATCGACAACATCTTCCGGTTCACCCAGGCCGGCCAGGAGGTCTCCACCCTGCTGGGCCGGATGCCTTCCGCGGTGGGCTACCAGCCGACGCTGGCCGACGAGATGGGTGAGCTGCAGGAGCGGATCACCTCCACCCGCGGCAACTCGATCACCTCGATGCAGGCGATCTACGTGCCCGCGGACGACTACACCGACCCGGCGCCGGCGACCACGTTCGCGCACTTGGACGCGACCACGGAGCTGTCCCGCCCGATTTCCCAGATGGGCATCTACCCGGCGGTGGACCCGCTGACCTCCAGCTCCAACGTGCTGGACCCGGCGATCGTCGGGGACGAGCACTACCGGGTGGCCCAGGAGGTCAAGCGGATCCTGCAGAAGTACAAGGAGCTGCAGGACATCATCGCCATCCTCGGTATGGACGAACTGTCCGAAGAGGACAAGGTGACGGTGCAGCGGGCGCGGCGCATCCAGCGCTACCTGTCGCAGAACTTCTACGTGGCCAAGCAGTTCACCGGCCAGGAGGGCTCCTTCGTGCCGGTGAAGGAGACCATCGAGGCGTTCGACAAGCTCTGCAAGGGCGACTTCGACCACTACCCGGAGCAGGCGTTCCTGTCCATCGGTGGTCTGGAGG
- a CDS encoding F0F1 ATP synthase subunit gamma, translated as MAQLRELRDRIRSVKSIRKITKAQELIATSRITRARARVDASRPYAAEITKAVSELAGASTLDHPLLVERSEPKRAAVLVVTSDGGQCGGYNANVLRAAEELQSLLREQGKTPVLYVIGRKGDAYYRFRQREIAGSWAGFAEKPAYSDAADVGETLVRAFLAGSGDSPDGDGGAPGVDELHLVHTEFVSMLTQKPTVTRIAPLEVEYSEDPKKPRSVYDFEPDADTLFKALLPKYINTRLFAGLLDAAASVYAARRTAMKAATDNADELIRNLSREANQARQAQITQEISEIVGGVEALSSAGSE; from the coding sequence ATGGCGCAACTGCGAGAACTGCGAGACCGGATCCGGTCGGTCAAGTCGATCCGGAAGATCACCAAGGCGCAGGAACTGATCGCCACCTCCCGCATCACGCGGGCGCGGGCCCGGGTGGACGCTTCGCGGCCGTACGCGGCCGAGATCACCAAGGCCGTGTCCGAACTGGCCGGGGCGAGCACGCTGGACCACCCGCTGCTGGTCGAGCGCAGCGAACCGAAGCGGGCCGCGGTGCTCGTGGTCACCAGTGACGGCGGTCAGTGCGGCGGCTACAACGCCAACGTGCTGCGCGCGGCCGAGGAGCTGCAGAGCCTCCTGCGGGAGCAGGGCAAGACCCCGGTGCTGTACGTGATCGGCCGCAAGGGCGACGCGTACTACCGGTTCCGGCAGCGGGAGATCGCGGGCAGCTGGGCGGGCTTCGCCGAGAAGCCTGCCTACTCGGACGCGGCCGACGTCGGGGAGACGCTGGTCAGGGCGTTCCTGGCGGGCTCGGGCGACTCCCCGGACGGCGACGGCGGCGCGCCGGGTGTGGACGAGCTGCACCTGGTGCACACCGAGTTCGTGTCCATGCTGACCCAGAAGCCGACGGTCACCCGGATCGCTCCGCTGGAGGTCGAGTACTCCGAGGACCCGAAGAAGCCGCGGTCGGTCTACGACTTCGAGCCGGACGCGGACACGTTGTTCAAGGCGCTGCTGCCGAAGTACATCAACACCCGGCTGTTCGCCGGGCTGCTGGATGCGGCGGCTTCGGTCTACGCGGCCCGGCGCACCGCGATGAAGGCCGCCACGGACAACGCGGACGAACTGATCCGCAACCTCAGCCGGGAGGCCAACCAGGCCCGGCAGGCCCAGATCACCCAGGAAATCAGCGAGATCGTCGGTGGTGTCGAGGCGCTCTCGTCAGCAGGAAGTGAGTGA
- the atpA gene encoding F0F1 ATP synthase subunit alpha: protein MAELTISSDEIRSAIEKYVSSYSPEVSREEVGVVTDTGDGIAHVEGLPSVMTEELLEFPGGIYGVAMNLEAQEIGAVILGESESIEEGQEVRRTGKVLSIPVGDGFLGRVVNPLGDPIDGLGEVKPDAQRQLELQAASVVQRQEVREPMQTGIKAIDSMTPIGRGQRQLLIGDRKTGKTTVAIDTIINQKSNWESGDPEKQVHCIYVAIGQKGSTIAGVKRQLDESGASAYTTVVAAPASDSPGLKWLAPYAGSALGQHWMYQGKHVLIVFDDLTKQAEAYRAISLLLRRPPGREAYPGDVFYLHSRLLERCAKLSSDMGGGSMTGLPIIETKANDVSAYIPTNVISITDGQCFLQSDLFNSGQRPAIDVGISVSRVGGSAQIKAMKNVTGSLKIDLAQFRELEAFSAFASDLDAASKAQLDRGARLMEILKQGQGEPMPVEEEVVSLFLGTQGHVDTVPAADVQRFENEFLAYLRRTHESVLKDIVESKKFSDDGQQIVVDAVEEFKKQFTAADGSAVTAEAEADAMDANAVGQETVQVNKPAPKK, encoded by the coding sequence ATGGCGGAGCTGACGATCTCGTCGGACGAGATCCGCAGTGCGATCGAGAAGTACGTCTCCAGCTACTCCCCGGAGGTCAGCCGCGAGGAGGTCGGGGTCGTCACCGATACCGGTGACGGCATCGCCCATGTCGAGGGCCTGCCTTCGGTCATGACCGAGGAGCTGCTGGAGTTCCCCGGCGGCATCTACGGCGTCGCGATGAACCTGGAAGCCCAGGAGATCGGCGCGGTGATCCTCGGTGAGTCGGAGAGCATCGAGGAGGGCCAGGAGGTCCGGCGCACCGGCAAGGTGCTGTCCATCCCGGTCGGCGACGGCTTCCTCGGCCGCGTGGTGAACCCGCTGGGCGACCCGATCGACGGGCTCGGCGAGGTCAAGCCGGACGCCCAGCGCCAGCTGGAGCTGCAGGCCGCCTCGGTGGTCCAGCGCCAGGAAGTGCGCGAGCCGATGCAGACCGGCATCAAGGCGATCGACTCGATGACCCCGATCGGCCGCGGCCAGCGGCAGCTGCTGATCGGCGACCGCAAGACCGGCAAGACCACGGTCGCGATCGACACGATCATCAACCAGAAGAGCAACTGGGAAAGCGGCGACCCCGAGAAGCAGGTGCACTGCATCTACGTCGCGATCGGCCAGAAGGGCTCCACGATCGCCGGCGTGAAGCGGCAGCTGGACGAGTCGGGCGCCTCGGCCTACACGACCGTCGTCGCCGCCCCGGCCTCGGACTCGCCGGGTCTGAAGTGGCTGGCGCCCTACGCGGGCTCCGCGCTCGGCCAGCACTGGATGTACCAGGGCAAGCACGTCCTGATCGTGTTCGACGACCTCACCAAGCAGGCCGAGGCCTACCGCGCGATCTCGCTGCTGCTGCGCCGCCCGCCGGGCCGCGAGGCGTACCCGGGCGACGTGTTCTACCTGCACTCCCGGCTGCTGGAGCGCTGCGCGAAGCTCTCCAGCGACATGGGCGGCGGTTCGATGACCGGGCTGCCGATCATCGAGACCAAGGCCAACGACGTGTCGGCCTACATTCCGACCAACGTCATCTCCATCACCGACGGCCAGTGCTTCCTGCAGTCGGACCTGTTCAACTCCGGTCAGCGCCCCGCGATCGACGTCGGCATCTCGGTGTCCCGCGTCGGCGGTTCCGCGCAGATCAAGGCGATGAAGAACGTCACCGGCTCGCTGAAGATCGACCTGGCGCAGTTCCGCGAGCTGGAGGCGTTCTCCGCGTTCGCCTCCGACCTCGACGCGGCGTCCAAGGCGCAGCTCGACCGCGGTGCCCGCCTGATGGAGATCCTCAAGCAGGGCCAGGGCGAGCCGATGCCGGTCGAGGAAGAGGTCGTCTCGCTGTTCCTCGGCACCCAGGGCCACGTGGACACGGTGCCGGCGGCCGACGTGCAGCGCTTCGAGAACGAGTTCCTCGCCTACCTGCGCCGCACCCACGAGTCGGTGCTCAAGGACATCGTGGAGTCCAAGAAGTTCTCCGACGACGGCCAGCAGATCGTCGTGGACGCGGTCGAGGAGTTCAAGAAGCAGTTCACCGCCGCCGACGGTTCCGCGGTCACCGCGGAGGCCGAGGCCGACGCGATGGACGCGAACGCGGTGGGCCAGGAAACCGTCCAGGTCAACAAGCCCGCCCCGAAGAAGTGA
- a CDS encoding F0F1 ATP synthase subunit delta, whose protein sequence is MSTLVNAASRDALAATELQLLQATDGAGAAEITGLADELFGVAALLGRESTLRRALADASTAPGTREDLVKDLLAGKLGQRSLPVVTEAVRARWSSAKDLVRGLERLARVALLVQAERAGRLDAVEDELFRLGRIIGADLPLERLLADPAGSPEGKAVVVDDLLGGKVEPVTQTLVRQLVEHPRGGRISEGLEELAELSAKRRERSVAHVRSAVALSDEQQQRLAATLQRIYSRPIAVHLEVDPDVVGGLLIRIGDEVIDGTIAGRLQSLRRDLAD, encoded by the coding sequence TTGAGCACCCTCGTGAACGCCGCGAGCCGCGACGCGCTGGCAGCCACCGAGCTGCAGCTGTTGCAGGCCACCGACGGGGCCGGGGCCGCGGAGATCACCGGTCTGGCCGACGAGCTGTTCGGCGTGGCCGCGTTGCTGGGTCGCGAGTCGACCCTGCGCCGCGCGCTGGCCGACGCCTCGACCGCGCCCGGGACCAGGGAGGACCTGGTCAAGGACCTGCTGGCGGGCAAGCTCGGCCAGCGGTCGCTGCCGGTGGTGACCGAGGCCGTCCGCGCCCGGTGGTCCAGCGCCAAGGACCTGGTCCGCGGCCTGGAACGGCTGGCGCGGGTGGCGCTGCTGGTGCAGGCCGAGCGGGCCGGTCGGCTGGATGCCGTCGAGGACGAGCTGTTCCGGCTGGGCCGGATCATCGGTGCGGACCTGCCGCTGGAACGGCTGCTGGCCGACCCGGCCGGTTCCCCGGAGGGCAAGGCGGTCGTGGTCGACGACCTGCTCGGCGGCAAGGTCGAGCCGGTCACCCAGACGCTGGTGCGCCAGCTCGTGGAACACCCGCGGGGCGGGCGGATCAGCGAGGGCCTGGAAGAGCTCGCGGAACTCTCGGCCAAGCGCCGGGAGCGGTCGGTGGCGCACGTGCGGTCGGCCGTGGCGCTTTCCGACGAGCAGCAGCAGCGGCTCGCAGCCACCTTGCAGCGGATCTACTCGCGGCCCATCGCGGTCCACCTGGAAGTGGATCCGGACGTGGTCGGCGGCCTGCTGATCCGGATCGGTGACGAGGTCATCGACGGCACCATCGCGGGCCGCTTGCAGTCCCTTCGGCGCGACCTGGCCGACTAG
- a CDS encoding F0F1 ATP synthase subunit B — translation MVKTQTLLAAGGHNPVLPAPTEIVVGLIAFLILLFVLWKYAVPRFEKVYAERSERIEGGIARAEQAQAEAQRTLEQYKSQLAEARAEAARIRDDARAEGQQIVEEMRAQAQTESERIVTQGQNQLAAQRSQIIAELRSDLGRQAVDLAGRIVGESLEDETRQRGTVDRFLDELESTSAPSGSAPSGR, via the coding sequence ATGGTGAAGACGCAGACGTTGCTGGCCGCGGGCGGCCACAACCCGGTCCTCCCTGCTCCGACCGAGATCGTCGTCGGGCTGATCGCCTTCCTGATCCTGCTGTTCGTGCTCTGGAAGTACGCCGTTCCGCGCTTCGAGAAGGTCTACGCGGAACGCAGCGAGCGGATCGAAGGCGGCATCGCCCGCGCCGAGCAGGCGCAGGCGGAGGCTCAGCGGACGTTGGAGCAGTACAAGTCGCAGCTCGCCGAGGCTCGTGCCGAGGCGGCCCGGATCCGGGACGACGCGCGGGCCGAGGGCCAGCAGATCGTCGAGGAGATGCGGGCTCAGGCGCAGACGGAGTCCGAGCGGATCGTCACGCAGGGCCAGAACCAGCTCGCCGCGCAGCGTTCGCAGATCATCGCGGAGCTGCGTTCCGACCTCGGACGGCAGGCGGTCGACCTGGCGGGACGTATCGTCGGGGAGTCCCTGGAGGACGAAACCCGGCAGCGCGGCACCGTGGACCGGTTCCTCGACGAGCTGGAGTCCACCTCCGCACCGTCCGGTTCGGCACCGTCCGGCAGGTAG
- a CDS encoding ATP F0F1 synthase subunit C produces MSNIVLAQAAEAATNMNPGLAAIGYGLGAIGPGVGVGLIWAAVINGTARQPEAQGQLQGIAWISFVLVEVLALIGLVIYFIASNA; encoded by the coding sequence GTGAGCAACATCGTTCTTGCGCAGGCCGCCGAAGCCGCGACGAACATGAACCCCGGTCTCGCCGCCATCGGCTACGGCCTGGGCGCCATCGGCCCCGGCGTCGGCGTCGGCCTGATCTGGGCCGCGGTCATCAACGGCACCGCCCGCCAGCCGGAGGCCCAGGGTCAGCTGCAGGGCATCGCGTGGATCTCGTTCGTGCTGGTCGAGGTGCTCGCCCTGATCGGCCTGGTCATCTACTTCATCGCCTCCAACGCGTGA
- the atpB gene encoding F0F1 ATP synthase subunit A has translation MGALVLAQGGKFQPPGAEAFDLPPIFGGVTKPMILIVLSVLIIGVYFLVATRNLKLVPGKGQFVAEFLYEFSRNNIARDQIGAKEFRRFVPLIFALFTFVLVNNIFGIIPLIQFPTMSRIGFPVALFLVAYVVIHTVGFARHGFLGYFKHVMFPPGVPKPIYVLLAPIEFFQKFIAQPVALAIRVFAAMFAGHLILMVFALGGEYLLVEAGAAFKPVSIVAFAFAIALTFVEALIQVLQAYIFALLTANFIGSALAQEH, from the coding sequence TTGGGCGCGCTGGTGCTGGCCCAAGGCGGAAAGTTTCAACCGCCGGGCGCGGAAGCTTTCGACCTCCCGCCGATCTTCGGCGGCGTCACCAAGCCGATGATCCTGATCGTACTCTCCGTACTGATCATCGGCGTCTACTTCCTGGTTGCCACCCGCAACCTGAAGCTGGTGCCGGGCAAAGGCCAGTTCGTCGCCGAGTTCCTCTACGAGTTCAGCCGGAACAACATCGCGCGGGACCAGATCGGCGCCAAGGAGTTCCGCCGGTTCGTACCGCTGATCTTCGCGCTGTTCACGTTCGTGCTGGTGAACAACATCTTCGGGATCATCCCGCTCATCCAGTTCCCCACCATGTCGCGCATCGGCTTCCCGGTGGCGCTGTTCCTGGTGGCGTACGTGGTCATCCACACGGTCGGTTTCGCCAGGCACGGGTTCCTCGGCTACTTCAAGCACGTCATGTTCCCCCCGGGCGTGCCCAAGCCGATCTACGTGCTGCTCGCACCGATCGAGTTCTTCCAGAAGTTCATCGCCCAGCCGGTCGCGCTGGCCATCCGGGTGTTCGCCGCGATGTTCGCCGGGCACCTGATCCTGATGGTGTTCGCCCTGGGCGGGGAGTACCTGCTCGTTGAGGCGGGTGCGGCGTTCAAGCCGGTCTCGATCGTCGCCTTCGCCTTCGCCATTGCCTTGACGTTCGTCGAAGCCCTGATCCAAGTGCTGCAGGCGTACATCTTCGCGTTGCTGACCGCCAACTTCATCGGCAGCGCGCTCGCCCAGGAGCACTGA
- a CDS encoding glycosyltransferase family 4 protein gives MDNSTLWAPAGLPAREYLLVLLTAAAVTFLLTGLVRLLAIRVGAVAYPRKRDVHLTPIPRMGGVAMFGGVLAAMFLASNLPALSRGFDFSKDAVAALLAGGVIVLVGALDDRFELDSLTKLAGQVTAAGILVLFGVQWFGFWVPWGGTEGHIGQLMVLNSNQGQLLTVLLVVTMINAMNFVDGLDGLASGIGLIAASATCAFCLSLLQQHGGDVTAYPPALIAASIAGACMGFLPFNFQPARIFMGDSGSMLIGLMLATASTSASGKADYAGFGGKDALALLSPLLVLAAVLFVPLLDLIMAVVRRTRAGKSPFHADKMHLHHRLLEIGHSQRRAVLLIYLWAAVLAFGAVSLTLFSAAVVAWVVGLGVLSAAIISAIPRMAERWRSDRGA, from the coding sequence ATGGACAATTCGACGCTCTGGGCTCCCGCCGGCCTGCCCGCGCGGGAGTACCTGTTGGTGCTGCTCACCGCGGCGGCGGTGACCTTCCTGCTGACCGGCTTGGTGCGGCTGCTGGCGATCCGCGTGGGGGCGGTCGCCTACCCGCGCAAGCGGGACGTGCACCTGACGCCGATCCCGCGGATGGGCGGGGTCGCGATGTTCGGCGGAGTGCTGGCCGCGATGTTCCTGGCCAGCAACCTGCCCGCGCTCTCACGCGGTTTCGACTTCTCCAAGGACGCGGTCGCCGCGCTGCTGGCGGGCGGGGTCATCGTGCTGGTCGGCGCGCTGGACGACCGCTTCGAGCTGGACTCGCTGACCAAGCTGGCCGGGCAGGTCACCGCGGCCGGGATCCTGGTGCTGTTCGGCGTGCAGTGGTTCGGCTTCTGGGTGCCGTGGGGCGGCACCGAGGGGCACATCGGGCAGCTGATGGTGCTCAACAGCAACCAGGGGCAGCTGCTCACGGTGCTGCTGGTCGTCACGATGATCAACGCGATGAACTTCGTGGACGGCCTGGACGGCCTGGCCTCCGGGATCGGCCTGATCGCCGCGAGCGCGACCTGCGCGTTCTGCCTGAGCCTGCTGCAGCAGCACGGCGGCGACGTCACCGCCTACCCGCCCGCGCTGATCGCCGCCTCGATCGCCGGGGCGTGCATGGGGTTCCTGCCGTTCAACTTCCAGCCCGCGCGGATCTTCATGGGCGACTCCGGATCGATGCTGATCGGGCTGATGCTGGCGACGGCGAGCACTTCGGCCTCCGGCAAGGCCGATTACGCCGGTTTCGGCGGCAAGGACGCGCTCGCGCTGCTGTCCCCGCTGCTGGTGCTGGCCGCCGTGCTGTTCGTGCCGCTGCTCGACCTGATCATGGCGGTGGTGCGGCGCACCCGCGCGGGCAAGAGCCCGTTCCACGCGGACAAGATGCACCTGCACCACCGGCTGCTGGAGATCGGGCACTCGCAGCGCCGGGCGGTGCTGCTCATCTACCTGTGGGCGGCGGTGCTGGCCTTCGGCGCGGTGTCGTTGACGCTGTTCAGCGCCGCGGTCGTGGCATGGGTGGTCGGATTGGGCGTGTTGTCGGCCGCTATCATTTCCGCAATCCCGAGAATGGCCGAACGGTGGCGATCCGATCGAGGGGCCTGA
- a CDS encoding L-threonylcarbamoyladenylate synthase — MSTVHDCNRPDGREAGLTAAANAVRAGGLVVLPTDTVYGIGADAFDTEAVGSLLTAKGRGRDMPVPVLVGSWNTVDGLVMSVSRQARALIEAFWPGGLSLVLPQAPSLAWDLGNTRGTVNLRMPLHPVALDLLREVGPMAVSSANRSGQPPAATAQEARDQLGESVDVYLDGGPSGEPVASTIVDLTQSQPRVLREGEISRDQLAEVLGVEVEPAQ; from the coding sequence GTGAGCACCGTGCATGACTGCAACCGCCCGGACGGCCGGGAGGCCGGCCTGACCGCCGCCGCGAACGCGGTGCGAGCAGGCGGACTCGTCGTCCTGCCCACCGACACCGTTTACGGCATCGGCGCCGACGCGTTCGACACCGAAGCCGTCGGCTCGCTGCTGACCGCGAAGGGACGCGGCCGCGACATGCCGGTGCCGGTCCTGGTCGGCTCCTGGAACACCGTGGACGGCCTGGTCATGTCGGTGTCCCGGCAGGCTCGCGCGCTGATCGAGGCGTTCTGGCCCGGCGGGCTGTCCCTGGTGCTGCCGCAGGCCCCGTCGCTGGCCTGGGACCTGGGCAACACGCGGGGAACGGTGAACCTGCGGATGCCGCTGCACCCGGTGGCGCTGGACCTGCTGCGCGAGGTCGGCCCGATGGCGGTGTCCAGCGCGAACCGCAGCGGCCAGCCGCCCGCGGCCACCGCGCAGGAAGCGCGGGACCAGCTGGGCGAGTCGGTGGACGTCTACCTCGACGGCGGCCCGTCCGGCGAGCCGGTCGCCTCCACGATCGTCGACCTCACCCAGTCGCAGCCGCGGGTGCTGCGGGAGGGGGAGATCAGCCGCGACCAGCTCGCCGAGGTGCTGGGCGTGGAGGTCGAACCCGCGCAGTGA
- a CDS encoding alpha/beta fold hydrolase, translated as MTAPPQGVEVDHVEFPAGKIRYYRAGSAGPAIVLLHGAGLDNAMLSWRHAIPVLAADHRVYVPDLPGQGGSQPWHGRANQRTFEEVLRWLLDAWNVRDTMLVGLSMGGSIATGFTLRHPRRVRGMVLVSSGGLVPKLQNHALKYLATRVRFLDRGTKNLLATRRATVRRVLAKQLFADQPQDMESIVDEVIAEARQRGSLFSDWQRDSVARRSMRVNHLPHLDQIGCPVMLVHGERDRSVPLSSSQTAAAGIADAQLRVVQGAGHWPNRERPNEFNALLREFVNARG; from the coding sequence ATGACCGCCCCGCCGCAGGGTGTCGAGGTCGACCACGTGGAGTTCCCCGCAGGCAAGATCCGCTACTACCGGGCGGGCTCCGCGGGACCGGCGATCGTGCTGCTGCACGGCGCCGGACTGGACAACGCGATGCTGAGCTGGCGGCACGCGATCCCGGTGCTGGCCGCCGACCACCGCGTCTACGTTCCCGACCTGCCCGGCCAGGGCGGCAGTCAGCCGTGGCACGGCCGGGCGAACCAGCGCACATTCGAAGAGGTGCTGCGCTGGCTGCTGGACGCGTGGAACGTGCGGGACACGATGCTGGTGGGGTTGTCCATGGGCGGCAGCATCGCCACCGGTTTCACGCTGCGGCATCCGCGCCGGGTGCGCGGGATGGTCCTGGTCAGCTCCGGCGGGCTGGTGCCCAAGCTGCAGAACCACGCGCTGAAGTACCTCGCCACGCGCGTGCGGTTCCTGGACCGCGGGACCAAGAACCTGCTGGCCACCAGGCGCGCAACGGTGCGCCGGGTGCTGGCCAAGCAGCTGTTCGCCGACCAACCGCAGGACATGGAGAGCATCGTCGACGAGGTCATCGCCGAAGCGCGCCAGCGGGGCTCGCTGTTCTCCGACTGGCAGCGGGACTCGGTGGCCCGCCGATCCATGCGGGTGAACCACCTGCCGCACCTGGACCAGATCGGCTGTCCGGTGATGCTGGTGCACGGCGAGCGGGACCGGTCGGTGCCGTTGTCGTCCTCGCAGACGGCGGCCGCAGGCATCGCGGACGCGCAACTGCGGGTGGTCCAAGGGGCGGGGCACTGGCCGAACCGCGAGCGGCCGAACGAGTTCAACGCGCTGCTCCGCGAGTTCGTGAACGCGCGCGGCTGA
- a CDS encoding DUF3817 domain-containing protein, which yields MRTYGSWFRFVAVAEAFSWAGLLIAMLFKYGFGLPEGVTVLGWVHGLVFTAYVVTCLVVFSPLRWPFRTLVLGLIASVPPLASVAFERWTHRRGLLTTRESTEPTFWGHVGHVLRTLN from the coding sequence GTGCGCACCTACGGAAGCTGGTTCCGCTTCGTCGCGGTCGCCGAGGCGTTCTCCTGGGCGGGCCTGCTGATCGCGATGCTGTTCAAGTACGGCTTCGGGCTGCCCGAGGGCGTGACGGTCCTCGGCTGGGTGCACGGCCTGGTGTTCACCGCTTACGTGGTGACTTGCCTGGTCGTGTTCAGCCCGCTGCGCTGGCCGTTCCGGACGCTGGTGCTCGGACTGATCGCTTCCGTGCCGCCGCTGGCGTCGGTCGCGTTCGAGCGCTGGACGCATCGCCGCGGCCTGCTGACCACGCGCGAGTCGACGGAGCCGACCTTCTGGGGCCACGTCGGTCACGTGCTGCGAACCCTCAACTGA
- a CDS encoding MarR family winged helix-turn-helix transcriptional regulator has protein sequence MSARGPLPFDPIARAAELWSERVGPSTTMAAVTSVMRVQQILQSAVDNALRPHNLTFARYEALVLLTFSRRGSLPMRVMGDRLQLHPTSVTNIVDRLEHDKLVRRVPHPTDRRTTLVEITDDGRDLMKRATESVNEVEFGMVGVTERQTQQLTELLGKVRHAAGDF, from the coding sequence ATGAGCGCCCGTGGTCCGCTGCCCTTCGACCCCATCGCACGTGCGGCCGAGCTCTGGTCGGAGCGGGTCGGCCCGTCCACGACGATGGCCGCGGTGACCAGCGTGATGCGGGTCCAGCAGATCCTGCAATCCGCGGTCGACAACGCGCTGCGGCCGCACAACCTGACCTTCGCCCGCTACGAAGCGCTGGTCCTGCTGACCTTCTCGCGGCGCGGCAGCCTGCCGATGCGGGTGATGGGGGACCGGCTGCAGCTGCACCCGACCAGCGTCACCAACATCGTCGACCGCCTGGAGCACGACAAGCTGGTGCGCCGGGTGCCGCACCCCACCGACCGCCGCACCACGCTGGTCGAGATCACCGACGACGGCCGGGACTTGATGAAGCGCGCCACCGAGTCGGTCAACGAGGTCGAATTCGGGATGGTCGGGGTGACCGAGCGGCAGACCCAGCAGCTCACCGAGCTCCTCGGCAAGGTCCGGCACGCTGCAGGGGACTTCTGA
- a CDS encoding MTH1187 family thiamine-binding protein — MLVAFSVAPTGAGDDDSVSEAVAAAVRVVRESGLPHETTSMFTTVEGEWDEVMDVVKRATEAVSSRSPRTSLVVKADIRPGHTGQLEQKVRRVEEHLGEG; from the coding sequence ATGCTGGTGGCGTTCAGCGTGGCACCGACCGGTGCAGGCGACGACGACAGCGTCAGCGAAGCGGTCGCGGCGGCGGTGCGCGTGGTGCGCGAGTCCGGCCTGCCGCACGAGACGACCTCGATGTTCACCACCGTCGAAGGCGAGTGGGACGAGGTGATGGACGTGGTCAAGCGGGCGACGGAGGCGGTTTCGTCCCGCTCGCCGCGCACCAGCCTGGTCGTCAAGGCCGACATCCGGCCCGGGCACACCGGGCAGTTGGAGCAGAAGGTCCGGCGGGTCGAGGAGCATCTCGGCGAAGGGTGA